One segment of Eriocheir sinensis breed Jianghai 21 chromosome 69, ASM2467909v1, whole genome shotgun sequence DNA contains the following:
- the LOC126988415 gene encoding uncharacterized protein LOC126988415, translating into MGTPDGERVLSLAALGRPFRLGMLYDSRTERLIPGITLWDEATLQNKTEQQLETSDFHVSCSDSLDDKASALEVNASLKLSFLGGLVEVEGAAKYLDNRKSSSHQERVTLQYKCTTRSESMTMEQLGQGRVQHQQVFDHGTATHVVTSIIYGAQAFFIFDRQHSSSSHEKEVEGKVHALIRKIPCIKIDGKGELQLSENEKKKTEEFTCRFFGDFLLPQNPSSFSDAVRLYQELPKLLGVGGEKAVPVKVQLYPLCLIDNKAIRLVREISVNLVSETEKFFEDMQEISIKCKDILKSDAVKRFQGIEYQIREYINITETYKRMIQKELSEMLPRIRGGGDEEGCLVELLNKMSRSPLSCLALRSWLQAKCTQVKVLNEYTKALGDIKFATEPGDLESVIMNPDSTYSLCLSISIPSHDSQLETMKRCCHETQFMNTPDVAGGSAAPQQINSNSMMEVATVFRNFYSANETKKEVSFLVSQEFCESDAFFARVKCYKYGRLVSGDYELPSAPERVMVEDTTHDSVTISWSPPKYGASSAKCYVVSCCKEGEHSVFSTLTVNPDHRQASIPCLDANTAYEFRVWARDEVGDGPVGNAIVTVRTRPASPPQHLRTLKRSPTKICLKWMPPSCVANGCKIEGYIVKEETSASHWVEKARTSGNKLSHVVNVDPNTVARFKVAASCGPAGVSRDSDVSIMDPATPVTLLDLKECICDESSLIQNSPNIYKPNLKEVSRNSVDMIEKLEFGDHKPNVTEKVIMLVGATGSGKTTLINGLVNYIFGVEWKDQFRFKMVLEPNVSNQAMSQTTKITSYTLHHQEGFRVPYTLTIIDTPGFGDVSGIMRDKEITESIRKFFTAYGADGISHIDAVGFVANSSLPRLTPTQKYIFDQILSLFGKDIADNIFLLLTFADGKKPQVLSGIKEAKIPYKKHFKFNNSALYARQSSECDENEHDSDADEGEWNFDSLFWDMGFRSFDLFLKQLNIVESKSLILTQDVLTERNRLQIYVIGIQRDIRQGLTTLERLRKEIDMLQTHHADIERNKNFEYEVEEEIYVQTPIPSGQYITNCIHCNRTCHENCQIREDEGKRGCWAIQGDSCRICPGKCHWTMHKNFPFKYELTMKKTKKTVNELRQRYEEATQKKLTTENLIEEVNGEFEALKVKVLCMTDSVRKSLQRLQEIALRPNPLTTVQYIDILMESERSQAEPGWQARLEQLSNVRKEAEYMEMIADKGFDPFKQYIEKIQIKTKATKHWTSKVISYCKKNFMNSDE; encoded by the coding sequence ATGGGGACACCAGACGGTGAGAGAGTTCTTTCTCTGGCAGCCCTGGGCCGTCCCTTCCGCTTAGGGATGCTTTACGACAGCAGGACCGAAAGACTGATACCCGGCATTACTTTGTGGGACGAGGCCACACTGCAGAACAAAACAGAGCAGCAGCTGGAGACCAGTGACTTCCACGTGTCCTGCTCTGACTCTCTAGATGACAAGGCTTCGGCGCTGGAGGTGAACGCCTCGCTCAAACTTAGTTTCTTGGGCGGCCTTGTGGAAGTGGAAGGAGCAGCAAAATACCTCGACAACAGGAAGAGCTCCAGCCACCAGGAACGCGTGACCTTGCAGTACAAGTGCACAACTCGGTCGGAGAGCATGACGATGGAGCAGTTAGGTCAGGGGCGAGTCCAGCATCAACAAGTGTTTGATCACGGAACAGCAACGCACGTCGTCACAAGTATCATTTATGGTGCACAGGCATTTTTCATCTTTGACAGACAACATTCGTCTTCAAGCcatgaaaaagaagtggaaggaaaagtcCATGCATTGATAAGGAAAATACCTTGTataaagatagatggaaaggGCGAGCTCCAGTTatcagaaaatgaaaagaaaaaaacggaagagTTTACTTGTAGATTTTTCGGAGACTTTTTGTTGCCCCAGAACCCTTCGTCTTTCTCTGATGCAGTGAGGCTCTACCAAGAACTTCCGAAGCTTTTGGGAGTTGGAGGAGAGAAAGCGGTGCCAGTCAAGGTTCAGTTGTATCCTCTCTGCCTAATTGATAACAAAGCAATTAGACTGGTGCGAGAGATTAGCGTTAATTTAGTCAGTGAAACGGAGAAGTTCTTTGAAGACATGCAGGAGATCAGCATTAAATGCAAGGACATTTTGAAATCAGATGCAGTAAAGCGTTTCCAGGGCATTGAGTATCAAATACGAGAATACATAAATATAACAGAGACTTACAAACGTATGATTCAGAAGGAACTGTCTGAGATGCTGCCTCGTATCAGAGGAGGCGGAGACGAAGAGGGATGTTTGGTGGAACTCTTGAACAAAATGAGCCGGTCTCCACTCAGCTGTCTCGCTCTCCGATCCTGGCTCCAGGCAAAATGCACACAGGTAAAAGTTCTCAATGAGTATACAAAAGCTCTGGGTGACATTAAATTTGCTACAGAACCAGGCGATTTGGAGTCTGTTATCATGAACCCGGATAGCACGTATTCCCTGTGCTTGAGCATTTCAATACCCTCACATGACTCCCAGCTGGAGACAATGAAGCGATGCTGCCATGAAACTCAGTTTATGAACACTCCTGACGTAGCTGGTGGTTCAGCCGCACCTCAGCAGATAAACAGCAATTCCATGATGGAAGTGGCCACTGTGTTCAGAAATTTTTATTCTGCCAATGAAACCAAGAAGGAAGTGTCATTTTTAGTGTCGCAAGAGTTTTGTGAATCTGATGCATTTTTTGCTCGGGTCAAGTGCTATAAATATGGCAGACTTGTCAGTGGCGACTATGAATTGCCGTCAGCGCCGGAGAGAGTCATGGTTGAAGACACCACGCACGATAGTGTCACCATTAGCTGGAGTCCGCCCAAATATGGGGCTTCTTCTGCGAAGTGCTATGTTGTTAGCTGCTGCAAGGAAGGAGAGCATTCAGTTTTCTCAACGCTCACTGTAAACCCTGATCATAGACAGGCTTCCATACCTTGCCTGGACGCCAACACAGCATATGAGTTCCGGGTGTGGGCCAGGGACGAGGTCGGAGATGGTCCCGTCGGGAATGCCATAGTGACAGTGAGGACAAGGCCTGCCAGTCCTCCCCAGCACCTTAGAACTCTGAAGAGGTCTCCAACGAAGATATGTCTGAAATGGATGCCTCCCTCATGTGTAGCCAACGGATGCAAGATCGAAGGGTACATTGTTAAGGAGGAAACAAGCGCCAGTCACTGGGTAGAAAAAGCGCGCACTTCCGGAAATAAACTGTCCCACGTAGTGAATGTTGACCCTAACACTGTCGCCAGATTCAAGGTGGCAGCCTCATGCGGCCCAGCTGGAGTAAGCCGTGACAGTGACGTTAGCATCATGGATCCTGCTACCCCAGTCACTCTCCTTGATCTCAAAGAATGCATTTGTGATGAATCATCTTTGATACAAAACAGTCCCAACATCTACAAACCCAATCTAAAAGAGGTTTCAAGAAATTCTGTGGACATGATCGAAAAGCTTGAATTTGGAGATCACAAACCAAATGTCACAGAGAAAGTCATAATGCTCGTGGGTGCGACCGGTTCCGGCAAAACAACGCTAATCAACGGTCTTGTGAACTACATCTTCGGAGTCGAGTGGAAAGACCAGTTTCGTTTCAAGATGGTTCTGGAGCCCAACGTTTCTAACCAAGCAATGAGTCAGACCACAAAAATCACTTCGTACACCCTACACCACCAGGAGGGCTTCAGGGTGCCCTACACCCTCACCATCATAGACACGCCAGGCTTTGGAGATGTGAGCGGCATCATGCGGGACAAAGAGATAACTGAAAGTATCCGAAAGTTTTTCACAGCCTATGGTGCGGATGGCATCAGCCACATCGATGCTGTTGGCTTTGTAGCCAATTCCTCACTTCCCAGACTAACGCCAACGCAGAAATATATATTTGACCAGATTTTGTCTCTTTTCGGGAAAGACATTGCTGACAATATATTTTTACTTCTCACCTTTGCGGATGGCAAAAAACCTCAGGTTTTAAGTGGAATCAAGGAAGCAAAAATACCCTACAAAAAGCACTTCAAATTCAACAACTCTGCTCTATATGCACGCCAAAGTAGTGAGTGCGACGAGAATGAACACGACAGTGATGCAGATGAAGGAGAGTGGAACTTCGACAGTCTGTTTTGGGATATGGGATTCAGGAGCTTTGATTTGTTTCTTAAACAGCTTAACATCGTTGAGAGTAAGAGTCTCATCCTTACACAGGATGTGCTCACTGAGAGGAACAGACTTCAGATTTACGTTATTGGCATACAAAGGGATATTAGGCAAGGCCTTACCACCTTAGAGAGGCTCAGGAAAGAAATAGATATGCTGCAAACACATCATGCAGATatagagagaaacaaaaactTTGAGTATGAAGTTGAAGAAGAGATATATGTACAAACGCCTATCCCCTCTGGTCAGTATATAACAAACTGCATCCATTGTAATCGCACGTGCCATGAGAATTGTCAGATCcgtgaggatgaaggaaaaaggggatgCTGGGCGATACAAGGTGACAGCTGCCGTATTTGCCCAGGAAAGTGTCATTGGACGATGCACAAGAACTTCCCATTCAAATATGAACTAACaatgaagaagaccaagaagacagTCAACGAACTCCGTCAGCGCTATGAAGAAGCCACCCAGAAAAAGCTAACTACGGAAAATCTTATTGAGGAAGTTAACGGAGAATTCGAAGCCCTAAAAGTTAAAGTTTTGTGCATGACTGACTCTGTGAGAAAGTCTCTCCAACGGCTTCAGGAAATAGCTTTAAGACCCAACCCACTGACCACAGTGCAATACATTGACATACTGATGGAGTCCGAGAGAAGCCAAGCAGAGCCGGGATGGCAGGCAAGGCTGGAACAGCTCAGCAACGTCAGGAAAGAGGCTGAGTACATGGAAATGATAGCTGACAAAGGTTTCGACCCTTTTAaacaatatatagaaaaaattCAGATTAAAACAAAAGCTACAAAACATTGGACATCTAAAGTTATTAGTTACTGTAAGAAAAATTTCATGAACTCTGATGAATAG